tgattcttggtacTGTGAACCCAGCGACAAACGCAGCGTTGTTGTGCAATCTTCTCTCCCGGTAACTTCCTCACGGCCGAATTGACTCTCTGTTTGGCCCCCTGTCTCTCTATTCTGGACCTGGCTTTCGGAATTGAGATGATGGTTTGAACCTGCTGGCTGGAGTTGTCTTGTTCTTGGTTGGTTTCAAAATGCTCATTGATTCGGTCCTATTTTACCTCCAAAACCAACTTCACATATAACATGTTCGATGAAATGCTCCATAGAGACATTTCCCATGTAAACTCCCTCATCACCTCATATGTTCGCCGTGGAGACCTTGCCACTGCTTGGACCCTCTTCTGTGACGTGCGACGCACACGCTCTGACCTTGATGCACACACCTTCACCCCTGTCCTTCGTGCGTGCTCTTTGTTACCACTCTCTAAGCGGGGCAAACAAGTCCACACACACATGATCAAGACCGGTGCAGATATCGGAACTGTCGCAAAAACTGCACTGATGGACATGTATTCGAGATATGGGTACTTGGAACAATCCAAAAGGATCTTTGAAGAGATGGTTCACAGGGATGTTGTTGCTTGGAATGCTTTGCTTTCGAGTTTCTTGAGGCATGATCTTCCCCTTGAAGCACTAAGTGTTCTAAGAGAAATGGGAAAGGAGAATGTTATGCTCAGTGAGTTCACACTTTGTTCCGTGTTGAAATGTTGTGCTTCTTTGAAGGCCTTGGAATTGGGTAGACAGGTTCATGGTTTGGTGGTGTCCATGGGGCGTGATTTGGTTGTGCTGAGCACTGCTCTTATTGATTTTTACTCCAGTGTTGGATGTATTGATGATGCTTTGAAAGTTTTCTATAGTTTGAAGGGTTGGAAAGATGACATGATGTATAACTCTTTGGTTTCTGCATGCATCAGGAATAAGAGGTATGATCAAGGGTTCAAAATTCTGAGCTTGATGAAGCCTAATGTGGTTGGTCTTACCAGTTCTCTGGTTGGCTGCTCTGAGAATCTGGATCTGTGGGTAGGGAAACAGATTCACTGTGTCGCAGTACGTCAAGGTTTCACTTATGAGACTCAACTGTGCAATGCCTTGTTGGACATGTATGCGAAATGTGGGAAGATTTCACATGCTCGTTCATTGTTCGATGGAATTTCTCAGAAGGATGTGATTTCCTGGACATGTATGATTGATGCATACGGTCGGAATGGGCGTGGACATGAAGCTGTTGAGCTGTTTGAGCAGATGATGGAGGATGGGAATAAGGTGATTCCGAACTCTGTGACTTTTTTGTCTGTGTTGTCAGCTTGTGCTCACTCTGGATTGGTAGAGGAAGGTAAAAAAGGCTTTAATTTGTTGAGGGAGAAATATGGTCTTGAACCAGATCCAGAGCATTATGCATGCTTCATAGATATCCTAGGCCGAGCCGGTAACATGGAAGAAGTATGGTCAGCATATCAAAATATGATTGAGCAAGGTACTAAACCTACTGTAGGAGTATGGATAGCATTGCTGAATGCTTGTAGTCTTAATCAGGATGTTGAAAGAGGTGAATTTGCTGCAAAGCATCTCTTGCAGATGGAGCCTGATAAAGCTAGCCATATTGTGCTTGTATCAAATTTTTATGCAGCCATTGGAAAGTGGGATTGTGTAGATGAGTTGAGAAGCATGATGAGGACAAAAGGGTTGGTCAAGGAAGCTGGCAATAGCTGGATTAATGTTTCAGCCTTCAATCAACATGTCGGGTTGCGATCTGCTTGATGTTTGCTAGCAACTGCCAACACAAAATTGAGCCCGAGTCTTACTATTAAGTATGGATTGAATACAGTGGCAAGTTGGCAATGTGTCTGCTCTGCATTCTTTATATCATTGGCTAACATCGTTGGCCTTTTGCTCATGCTTGGTTCTATTATAGGCTTGACTCTTGGTTTCTAACATCGGTATGCTAAATTTAAGTTTCCCTATTAGCACCTAATGAGACCATGAATATGTCCTGATCCTGTATTAGGAAGAGCTTTTTCCTAGTCCTAATTGTTTTCCAGACTCAAACTCTCTTCCTCCCTCAATTTAGTTCAACGAAAATTATTAATTGGTGTTGTATCTGGAATAGTATATaatagaatgaaaagaaaaaggaaaagttcTTTACGGGGATGGAGTGCACAGGCTTCACTTTGCTGTAATTTTCTAATCTTTCTGTGCTCACTTCATTCCACTTTTGAATATGCAATTTAAAAAGCTTCTTTTATCTACTTGTAAAGTAAATAACTTCGTGGCCTTGACCCCTTGAACATAATGCTTTGTGTAGACAAGCTCTTCAGTCTTATGCTTAATTTGCAAAGTAAATGACATGTTATGATGTATGTTAAGCAGAGAATGTCATGCATGAATCATGATCTAGAATTTTCTATCCTTTGCAAAAGAATAACGTTGATATATTCTTTTGTTCTTGGAAGAAAATGTACTCAGCAATCTGTAAGAAAAATTCCTATGAGCTTGAGATTTGCATACTTGAAAACTTAGGACAAGTGAAGCTACATAATATAAATGCGTATAAAAGGTTATTCGTACTTCTTTTAAATTCTTTTCTTCTACTCTGTTAATCGGTTAGATTTCATTTCACCCAACTTGTAATCAGAGAAAGAACCaaacactttattttcacataTATATTTTCACATATATATAGTTCTCTCGCTCAGACACACTTTATtttgttgtttgattttgttATAACTAAAGAAGAATCCTTTATAATCCATTCTTTGGTGAATGACATTTTCAAATTCCACTGCTCCATAGTAGGAAGTCAATTAAAGCTCTTCTTcatcctttttaattttttggtataaatttttattataatcatTATTTTATCCTTCTAATTTTTAATGAGTACAGTTATGTATTTGGGTCAGATATTGTAGATTCAAGAACCATAATTTGGAGTTTGCATGTGAACGTCACCATTATGCCATATCTAAGAAACAGATTTACACAAAAGTCGCCATTATAGACTGGGATTTGGGATTTGCTCAAGTAAGTTGAGGAATacttcttttttaattattaccAGCAGCTGATGATGTTGCTTAGAACTCTATTATCTACAAAGTTGTGTATTTGAAAACTCAttgttagttattttttatcaaaaagtATTTTTCATGTTAAGTAAATTTCCTCTGCTAAATGTAACTAGTCATGATAAAATAGCTATttgtaaataaattttaattaatatataaattttcaaaaaacagaTCTAACATTAACTAATCATACTGCAAACTGTTTGATTATGTAGTCCTTCTTTCACAAATCAATGTTGATAGAATAGAGTAGGTGCCTTATGGTCTCAATTTTTTGTTGCATACTTGCATGGAATTGTGTAATGCTAACAAGTAATAAAGTAGGACTTGAAATACTTTAAACGTGATATCTTTATGCATCTAACTGCAATATCAACATAGATTTAAGGAGAAACTTGGGTTAGTGTTCTGCTATGGAACAACTAAAACATTAATTGATAAAGTTATATAGTTTTGGGCTGATAATAGTAAGAAAATGGGTTGCATTGTCTGTGGAACTTGATCTAATAATTTTCTGAATCGAATGCAAGAGAGTGAAAGCAAACAGAGCAGTGAGGGAGAAAGGAGGTTAGATTGagaaagaaaggaggaggaatGAGGCAATGGCAGTAATGGAGGCCACCGTTGATGCTGGATCCGCCGCCGAAGTAGAAAGTCGTTTGAGAGAGGGGAGCTTCCAATGAGGCATATGCTACTCTGTTGTACGGTGAGGAATTTTTTCTTGGCGTTCGAGTTCTTGGGAAATCGATTCGCAACAGTGTATCCAAGAAGGACATGTCTGTTGTGGTCTCCAATGGAGTCTCTGATTGCCCGCAACCTCCTTTAGGTAACACTATCCTTTATAATTTCCTTTCATTGCGTTTTGCATTTATGTTGTTATTAGAGGAAAGAAAAGATTGATGctataaattgaaattttggcATTATATTTCTGCACTTTATGCCTCATTTGACATGATTGATAACATTTTTATCAAGTCTAAAGATATATTTCATCTTAGAGTTTAATTTAACATTATTTAGACCTTCTCAATTATACCGGTACTTTAATCACAGGTTGAAAGCAATCTTTTTTCTCATTCGGGATTTCCATGGTTCCTTTGAAAGAAGTGGTTAGTTTAGTAATTTCATCTATTAGCAACAATCTATAAGAATTGATTTTCAATAATTGGAATATGCaaaataaatcttttattttGGTTTCTAATTGAAATGAATGGCTGTGTTCTTAGTCCAATATAAGAAGAGGTATCTACTGCATTTATGTGCAttcaatataatatttttttgtggtttCTACAAAATTTTCTATTACTGGACATGCTTTGGGACTAAGATAAGGAAGATTTTACAGCTGCAAGAGCAATAGATGTTCTGAATTTCACTCCTGGAACAACAAGCCcattaagaaaaagaaagaaaggctTGACAAGTTCTGTGAGAAGTGAGAACCCCTTCTACTTGAAGGTTCTCAAGGAACATGTAATGAATTACTGCTGTGTATGCACCACCATGTCAACACCGCTTCTCTGATCCTTTACATTGTTCTTGCTGATTTTACCTGGTTGTggactattttttttcttagcCCTCACATGCTTTCTGTTCTAGGGATTAATAATGTGGATTACGAATCagaagtagaagatgaatttcTTTCTATATTTCGGAAGGGATAGAGAGGTACAAAGTAACTTAATTTCGTCTTCCCATTTCTAGGACTTAAGAAGCTGTTCATTTAATGTTCATCTTCCGAATATTACTTGAAATTaacctttttctttgttttccaATAATCCAGGTCCTTATGTTGCTATTTCTCTGGATAAGGTTGTGGATGTTGATAGAAATCTAGGAGATGAAAAGTTGGTTACTGATGGATTTCAAACTCAATTGGAATAGTTCATGTTACGGGAAATTCATCGGAAACAATATGGGACAAGGCGATGATCCTGTCACTGAAGAACACATTGCATTCTTGTACTATTTGTTAAATGGGATAGTCTTTTCTTTGCGCAGTGTGACAATGCAGAAACTCTATTAACCATTGCCAACACTCATCCTTGAGAGCACATGGGGCTATTACCTGCTAAACTCCTTTTAGAAAACTTATACGAAGAGTTAGGTCTAATGGTCGAAAACCTGCGAGATTGATCTCCTCTCTGGAGGTCCACTATGGTTATTCCAATTATGGTTGAATGCTGTCTAGAAGTTCATGGTGGTTGATGGCGCTCCTCTCGCAATAGAACACCGCATTGAGGGCAATAGACTGTCAGTATTGAAGCCAAACTTCTCTGGTTCCTCTGTGGAGATTTATTTTGGGAGGTTTTTACCAAGCTTTACAATGTCAAATTCTTCTATAACGATAATCTTAACTTCATTCCTTTTGTCAAGCGCAAATGCGGCCTTTACTGGTTTCAAGTCCAGAATCTAAGTCTGAAAACAAAAAGTGCAGTGCCTCGACAATACCTGGTACAATTTTACTGCTATCCAAGTGTTTTCTATTGGTTTTTCGGTATACAATAAAGATCAATATCAAGTAACACTTAATGCTTCTCACCTAGTTGCTCAAAAAATGGGATTTTCTCAAGCATTATTAGCTCCCTTTAGGTCGAAATTATCTAGCTAACTTGGTCaacaaatttataatttgaagcAAATTCATCAACTCTTGAATCAAAATGAAAGTCGTCGATCTAATTCCGATCCCATTGACTTCATCTTCAATTGCTATGTGGAAAAGTCTTTCTTTAAACgatgacaaaaatatttttcactaTGTGATCGAAATCTTGAGCAAATTTAGCATAGGACAATAAGAGTTTGTCCGACCATAACTGAAAGCATGCAATTAAAGCAACTTCAAAACGCAAAACCTTCATTCCTCCTAAGACAAAGGTCAAGACCTTGAAAGCATCATCCACAGCTTCAAATGTGGCTGAGGTAAAGATATCAATTTTATTTAGGGAAAAGGACAAATTAGTCCCTGAGCTTTTAAATCGTGGACAAATCGATCCTTTAAGatcaaaaaatactaaaatgcCCCTTACCATTCAAAACGTGTGACGGATCGATCCTTCCGTGCAAAATGATGTGCCAGACGTAACGGAGAGGGGTGACTTGTCGCTTAGTTGGCGTGTGTTGGGCCTAGGTGGCAAGACGGGACCATTGAGGGAGCTTGGTGTGCCCGTTGGGAAAAAGTCTTGGACAAATACGTCCTTATGATTGAAAACGACGTCGCTTTTAGAATGTTGGCTGTAGTCAGAATTCCAAAGAAGCCCATATCAATCATACACAATTCCAAAGAAGCCCTAGCACACATATGTATGATCTTTTCCCTCAAAAAAAAACGATTGATCTTCTTCCCGTCATTGTCTTCGTGTAAGGTTGCGCCAGTGAAGCTTCATTGGTGGAGTTGCGGGTGTCATCGGTAGTGGTAAGTACCCTTACTGCGAAACTGAATGTGATATTTACTTTCGAACGTTATCTGCTTTGCATGTCGTGGGTTGGGGTTTAGGTGTAATGTAGTGTTGGGAGGGGCATGGAAGATGAGTTGTGTGTGGTTTATGGCTTAGGTAGTTGTTTATTTGCTAATGCTTAGTGGTAATCGTTGAGTCAAACAATGATGCAGATGGTAGATATTTTCGTGATTCCTGTTTTCCATCACGGGGGGCTACTTTTAACGGGCTCCGAATGGTGAGTTAGTTTATGTGGATGGTAAGGTTGAGAGGTTTTCCCCCATGGACCTGGATTTTGTAAATTTCGGTGATTTGATAACACTGTTCAAGGGATTGGGATATCAATCATACAAGGAGGCGTACTGGTATGATCCAAAGAGCAAGGATATGGATTCAGGGCTGCATGTTCTGAGGGGAGATGCAGGCATCAACCAGATGCGTCAAGCAAAGATGACAAACAAAGATACTGATGAGTTCTATGTATTCTTTAATCATCCTATTGATGACCCAGAACCTGTAGACTGTGGTGGAAAGGAAAACGTTGAGGCAGAGGAAGATGATGTTGGTGTCAAGGTGGATGAATTGGGTGAGTCATCGACGGAGCACGATAGTTACGAGAGCGCAGAGGATGAGCCGTATGCACCTCCGCCTCCCGGTGATGAAAGTAACAGTGATAGTGGGGAAGATGTTGTCAGTGGGTCTGTGTCTGACAGAGGGAAGAGGAAACAAGTGCCTCATTCCTCTAAGAGAACCCCTCAGTCAAGTAATCAACCCAGGAAGCAAGCGCGACGTGTGTCCCAAAGAACAAGGTCTGCTGCAAGAAAGAAAGGGCCTGTCCATGAGCCCGAGGCAGGTGGGCCTGGTGGACAACCCAGTGGATGTAGGCCTGCAGGGGAGCCCAATATACCTAGGCCTGCAACGGAGCCCAATAGGGCCAGAGGACCAAGGCCAGCACTAGTAGACTACGTGAGTGATGTAGAAACTGATGGTGATGATATTGTATAGGAGTATGAATCTGAGGAGCTGCATACACCTGTCTCTTCTGATGATGAGGGAAACAAACATCATTGGCCTGAGTTCAATGACCAATATAGTTTCGGAGAGGGAAGATTTGAGCTTGGAACAAGGTTTGCAACAATTGAGAGGTTCAAAGAGGTGGTAAAGGACACCTTCATTGCTGAAGGCCGGGAGTTGGTGTGGATAAAAAATGATAGGAAAAGAGTTAGGGTTGGATGCAAGGATGAAGAGTGTGGTTGGATTGCCCACTTGTCTTACAATCGGCAACTACAATGCTTCCAAGTCAAGACGTATAGAAACGAGCACACTTGTGCAAGAGACCTTGGAAGCAACGCCGCTGATCAACATTGGATCAGTAAAAAGGTGGAGAAGAGGATGGCAATGCACCCGCATATGACAACCCATGAAGCCATTGATTTTCTAAGAGAGGACTTTGACCTTACTGCACACCCAAAGATGGTGTATAGAGCTGTGAATGAGGCAAGGGATAGGATGATGGGTAACGAAAGGCAACAGTATGGCAAATTGAGGGATTACTTATTAGAGATACATAGAAGTAGCCCTGGATCTTCTGCATTGCTAGACCTGATCCCCCAGCCTTAAGCAGCCCCTATGTTTGACAAGTTATATGTTTGTTTTGAGGCCTGCAAATAGGGAGTCAAGAGTGGCTGTAGACCATTGATCCACCTAGATGGAGCATTTCTTAAAACATACCAGGGGGGACAACTACTTTCTGCCATTGCACAGGATGCCAACAACCAGTTTTACGTGGTTGCATACGCAGTTGCAAGATCCGAGAACAAAGAATCTTGGAAGTGGTTCCTAACATGCTTACAGGAGGATATTGGTGATGTAGGAAACCACGGTTGGAATTTTATGTCGGATCAACAGAAGGTTAGTTCCTTTTTTGTCATTTCGTGTTTGTTGTCTTAGTCATTCACTgtattatatattgttgtaAACATTGCTTCATGCCTTCATTGTTGTTAGGGACTGCTACCTGCACTGAAGGAGGTAATGCCTGGTGCACACGTTAGAAACTGCGTGATGCATAtgtgaaaaaattttataaaccgaTTTAAGGATCTGCATATAAGAGAAATTGTGTGGTAATGTGCTAGATGCACAACCATATCAGAGTTCAAGGCAACCATGGAAAGACTCAAAGTTGTGAACAAGGATGCTTGGGCCTATCTCATGAAATTTGAACCTGCTACCTGGGTTAGAGCATACTTTAGCCATGGTCCCAAGGTCGACAACCTAACAAACAACATGTGCGAGTCGTTTAACGCAAAGGTGGTGAAGTACAGAAACAAGCCTATACTTACAATGTGCGAGGAGTTACGGTGCTACGTGATGCGGCGAATGGTTCAACACAAGAAACTTCTGGGGACTCATGAGGGAAAACTGGCACCAGTGCAGGAGAAAAGGCCACAAAGGCTTATCaaaccaagcaacaaatggacAGCGAATTGGATTGGTGATAATGAGCGCAAACGGTTTGAAGTCACTCACAAGGGATCCAAAGTTGATGTGGATCTGATCAAACACAACTGCTCGTGTAACAAATGGCAACTCACAGGTTAGTCAGGGTTCCTGAATTTCAACATAACCATGCTGtgtattcttttaatttaagcCTGCTGTGAATTCATAGTTaatgtgatttttaattttactcaTAGATGATGTTAACCATGCTGTGAATTTGGACATGCTTGGTGTGAATCTAATTAACATGCCGTGATTGTGTTGATTTTAACTATGCTGTGATTGTGTTGATATTAAGTATGTTGTGAACCTGTTAGCCATGTTGTAAATTTATATTAGTTCATTCAACTCTTAGTCATGTTTATGCCATTTTGTTGTTGTGAAACCGCTGTCCTGCTGTGAAGGGATGCCGTGCATTCATGCTATAGCAGCAATCAGAAAACGGCATGATAATCCCGATGATTATGTTCATCCATGGCTATGTATGGAATCCATTAGAAAGACATACGAGCACTTCATCCAGCCGGTAACGAGTGAGGAATACTGGACAAGATCTGAGTTTACTAAGCCTGCTCCACCTGTGTTAAAAAGGCCAATTGGACGTCCCAAGGTGCATAACAGACAGAAAGACCCAGCTGAGGCTGTCATTGATGGGGACAAATTGAAGAGGAGATTCTATGTCACATGTAGCAAGTGTGGTGAGAGGGGACACAACTACAAGACATGCAAAGGGGCCCCATCCAACCCAAACTGGAAGCCAAAGACGAAAAAACCAAGAACAAAGGCCAAGGACTCTCAATCACTTGTGGTTCTACCTTTGTCACAGTCAGCCCCCGAGGAAGAGGTAATACTTAGTTTCACAGGGATGTAATTGTCCCCCCGGCAATAAACTCAGGGATTTatgtgtctattttattattagttaggGATCTATTTGTCTATATTTTCATACTTCAAGGTTTTAAATGTCTTATGATATATTGTGCTTTACTGAGACTGTTTAAACTAACTGGATACATTTTACACAATGCCTCATCTTAGATTATCGAAGACAGTCCCCCTGCTGCTACGAATCCTCCTCATGTTGAACAAAATTCTGCTAATGAGTCTGTTGCTAATGAGGTAATAATCTTGGTGACATTGCATTATTGTTGCTTGCTGGTTTCATTGCATTTCACACTTGTTTCGACCTTCATGCAGGGTAATTCCAATGCAAACACTACATCGATAAATGAGCAAGTATTTGGTCCCTCAGTAGCAGCGGTTCAGACACAATCAGTGCCTCCAAAAGCACCATTCAAGCCCCCAGCCCAGTCTACATCACGCCCGGCACGAGGTACATTCAGGCCTAAGCAACCAGTTAGGAGGAAGACTGTGACAAATAAACACTCGCAGCCTGTACCACCTGTCCAGAGTGAGCAGCATCTCCCCTCTCCACAACAACCAACTGCATCAGGAGCATCTCCACAGACTTTGGCTGTAGCAGGCAAAGCAACCCAACGGCTGTTTAAGTTCATCCCCACTCCAGGACTAGACAAGCCAAGTAGTTAATGCTACATGTTTAGACTTTAGTCATGACCTCATCCCCTTTTTGAGAAACACTTTTATTTTGCTAAGCAACTCTTTTTTGAAAACAATGTGATTAGCTATAGCTGTCAGGCTTAAGTTATGCCTTACTATGGCAGTTGACATATACTTGACTTCTTTTGTCAATATTAACAACTCTTTCATGAGATTAAATTATGCTTTACATATATAATGATGTCTCTAAATAATTATGTCACTCACTTGCTTAGGGCAATGACTTTGCTGCACATATCATAATTTACCTTACAACATTGTTTGTTCGAATAGCATACAACAAAATGGAAACTCATCCCATACTACATTACAAGGTTTTTTTTTACCTACTTCTCAGCCAAGATTGACTATGACATAAGCAAACATTACACAAACTACTGCTACAATAACCAAATACAGATTaacattcttcttcctctctagATACAACACCTTCTTCTCCAAATCAATCACCTTCTGTTCCACTACCTTCTTCCCAAGATACACTTTCAGATCATCAACCTCGTTCTCCGTAGTAAACTTTTCAAGGACTCTTATTGTTGAAAGATGGTCATCCAGCCATAAGAACTTGCAGTGACTGGGATTTTTCAGCTGCATGTTCATCGTTCCAAAACAAACAGAACTTAATCAACTCCCCTATAATCAAACTGACCAAATAAAATCACCAACATACCTTAAAGAATGGACACCCAAAGAACAATCTATTGGGGTTCGTCGTCGTCCTCGATTTGTACAATATGGCGTACACACGGCATTTACACATCGGAGCAATCTCGTCCTTCTCCTCTGAAGCTTCCACGCATTTCACGGTTGGCGGCAGTCGAACTCGTCGTGAGCTGGAGGAGGCTCCGTCACTGGCCATTTAAGCTTGCACAATGTCCCCACACTTAACCAGTCACAGAAATGAACAACGGTAATGGCGAAGGAGTTCCATTTGAAGAAATAGGACAAACAGAAAAGCGATGTCGTTTTCAATCATAAGGACGTCTTTGTCCAAGACTTTTTCCCAACGGGCACACCAAGCTCCCTCAACGGTCCCGTCTTGCCA
The genomic region above belongs to Arachis stenosperma cultivar V10309 chromosome 5, arast.V10309.gnm1.PFL2, whole genome shotgun sequence and contains:
- the LOC130983139 gene encoding pentatricopeptide repeat-containing protein At5g66500, mitochondrial-like — its product is MFDEMLHRDISHVNSLITSYVRRGDLATAWTLFCDVRRTRSDLDAHTFTPVLRACSLLPLSKRGKQVHTHMIKTGADIGTVAKTALMDMYSRYGYLEQSKRIFEEMVHRDVVAWNALLSSFLRHDLPLEALSVLREMGKENVMLSEFTLCSVLKCCASLKALELGRQVHGLVVSMGRDLVVLSTALIDFYSSVGCIDDALKVFYSLKGWKDDMMYNSLVSACIRNKRYDQGFKILSLMKPNVVGLTSSLVGCSENLDLWVGKQIHCVAVRQGFTYETQLCNALLDMYAKCGKISHARSLFDGISQKDVISWTCMIDAYGRNGRGHEAVELFEQMMEDGNKVIPNSVTFLSVLSACAHSGLVEEGKKGFNLLREKYGLEPDPEHYACFIDILGRAGNMEEVWSAYQNMIEQGTKPTVGVWIALLNACSLNQDVERGEFAAKHLLQMEPDKASHIVLVSNFYAAIGKWDCVDELRSMMRTKGLVKEAGNSWINVSAFNQHVGLRSA